In Lepus europaeus isolate LE1 chromosome 19, mLepTim1.pri, whole genome shotgun sequence, the genomic window aaatttttttattgttttcatcttatttgaaaggtggggtgggggaaaagagggagagatggagagagagatcttccatccagtgctcactccccaaatacctcgCTGTAAGCCAGGAGTCCCGAATTCAgttgagtctctcacgtgggtgcaaggacccaagtacctggccatcgtctgctgcctcccaaggtgcgttagcaagaggctggattggcagtggagcagccgggacgcagcCAGGCACTCCCCTATGGCATGCAGACGTCCCccgcagtgacttaaccacttcaccaaatgcctacctcctctttttttaaaaaggaatttttttaaatttaaattttatttatctgagacacagaggaattccatccaggtctcccacaagggccccaagcacctgggccaccctccactgccctcccaggtgcatcagcagggagctggattggaagcggagcggccacgactggaactggcgccccttcgggatgctggcagcacaggcagtggcttagcctgctgcacaaAAGTTGGCTTCTAACGCCGTTAAGCATTTGTGCAGATTGTGGAACTTCATCTAAATGGAATCGGCCGGCAAGCCTCCCTCTGCGTCTGGTCTGTGGCCTGCGCGGCGCTTGTGCGATCCCCCGTGCAGTGGGTGTGGCGGCGGCTCGCGCTCTGTCCTTGCTGGCTGCTTCCACAGAGGAACGTGTCCCACGTTTCAGGCCGTCGGGAAGGTTCTGGTTTGTGATGTCTCCGTTATGAATGGCGCAGCTCTGAACGCCCGAGTGCATGGCCAACAGAGGGCCCCCCACCCCGTGAGGTGCACACGGAGGAGGGGACCTgcgggctcctggggctggcatgtgCCAACGTCCTAGGCGTCGCCAGCTGCTTTCCGCGGTCACTACATCAGTCCAGCCCCGGCAGGGCGTGGGGGCTCCTTAGCTCCGTGTCCTCACCGCCACCCGCCTGGCTGATGGTGACCTTCCCCGTGGCGTCAGTgaggttctgatttgcatttccttgatagtTCGCTGTTGCTACCGGGACACATTACCACACGCGTGGTGTTGGCTGTGACACCTCGCGCGTCGTCTGCACAGTGCCTCTGTGTCCTTGTGAGAGAGTGCGAGTGAGCATGGCAAACTGTCAGTGTTGTTACGACGAGATTTGGCATCTCAGGAGCTCCCTGCACAGCTCGGCCGAGCACAGGGGTCGCAAGGGCTCTTTTCACCCTCAGAGCCTTGGGATCCTGGgaatttaaagtctttttttaaaaaagatttattggccggcgccgcggctcactaggctaatcctccgccttgcggtgccggcacaccgggttctagtcccggtcggggcgccggattctgtcccggttgcccctcttccaggccagctctctgctgtggccagggagtgcagtggaggatggcccacgtgcttgggccctgcacccgcaagggagaccaggagaagcacctggctcctggcttcagatcagcgcggtgcaccggccgcagcgcgctaccgcggcggccattggagggtgaaccaacggcaaaggaagacctttctctctgtctctcactgtccactctgcctgtcaaaaaattaaaaaaaaaaaaaaaagatttatttatttgattttccaactgctggtctactccccaaatgccagcaacagccagagctgggtcaaggcaaagccaggagccaggtcctctatctgggtctcacatgtgggtggcaggggtccgagtccttgagccatcctcccctgcttcccaggggcgttagcaggacgctgggctggaagcggagtagctgggactcacactggcactcctgtgtgagtgtgttggaagtggcagcttaacccactgagaatttgaaaaaaaaaaatgacttcctATCTATATTTTTTCTTGCAGAGAAATATAACAGAGTGatcactaaaatatttttgacCACAAAAGGTAAAACATTAGGTTAAAAAACGGGTGGCAGGGAGGGAAGTGGAACAGAAATAAGAGTTCAAAGAACATAGTTACTTGCCTCGTGTTAACACAGAGATTCGCGTTTTTCACATGGGTGATGGGAGCGCTGAAATCATGTTATTTAAAGTGGGTCGGCTACATTTTCAAAGGCAGTATATAactgttgcttttttaaaatgttagttgTTGTGGAAATTGTATCCTTTGCAACTATTTTACATTGTAAATGTGAGATTGGTAGGACAAGTACATAATTTTACTCAGAATCCTTTTatgggaccaaaaaaaaaaaagcaggcaggCTGCTGAGCTGGCTCGCGTCGCCAGTCACTGGCCGAGGGGTCAGGGTGGGGGTTGCCCAGCCCCGGAGGGTCTCGGGGGGTTTCTTATCCCAAAAATGGGCTCCTGTGGTGGGCGTTTAGCTGTGAGCTGCCCCTGCCCGGCTGTCCATGGGGCTCAGCTGGGCTCcttccccgcccctccctccccgctgTCCGTGGGCTCGGCTGGGCTcccaccaccccctcctcccccagatgACGCGCCATGGCAAGAACTGCACCGCAGGGGCCGTGTACACGTACCACGAGAAGAAGAAGGACACAGGTACGGGCGGCTGGGCGCGCGTGCAGGCCCTGGGCTCGACACAAGTGGGCACAGCCCCGGCCGACCCCCCCGCCGTGCCCGCGCCTCACCCCGCCGTGCCCGCGCCCGTGTCTCCCCAGCGGCCTCAGGCTATGGGACCCAGAACATCCGACTGAGCCGGGACGCGGTGAAGGATTTTGACTGCTGCTGCCTGTCTCTACAGCCCTGCCACGATCCTGTGGTCACGTGAGCTGCGGACGGGTGGGGGCTGCGAGGGGACAGCGCCCAGGGCCTGTTCCTTGGCCCTCGcggggggtgtggggagggatCTGTCTGCAGTGGGGCGGAGGGCGCCGAGCACTGCCTGGGCTGGCCGTGTGTCCCACAGGAGCGTGATGACAGCAGATCGCTCCTCCCGGTCCCCAGCCACTGTCAGCTTCTTAAGGCGGCAGGACCCAGATTGAAATCAACAGCGGGAAAGGAGCGCGCGGGGCTGAGTGAGGAGACCGCTGGAGCTTCCGCGGCTTCTCCCAGCGCAGTCGTGTGGCCGCTGGCTtctcctgcagcccccagggacGGCACCCGGGCCTCCGCGCCCAGGTCCCAGGGGACCGGCTGACCGCCGCGTGGCcggccttcctctcctcccctccagagGTCGCCCAAGGGACAGGACATCCCAGGGCCTTCGAGGGCCCGTGCCCAGGGTTCGGCAGCCCAGGCCTGCGGGGAAGCCCTTGGGCGCCTGGGCCAGGGCCGGGCTCTCCTCATCCCGCCTTCCCTTGGCAGCCCCGACGGCTACCTGTACGAGCGCGAGGCAATCCTGGAGTACATCCTGCACCAGAAAAAGGAGATCGCCCGGCAGATGAaggtgagggggcggggcggggtaggGGCGGCTCCCATGCTGAGCGCCCCTCGCCCTCCCGTCTCGTCTAGGTTCCTCTTCCGGCCCTCCGGTCTCCTCTCGGTTCCTCTTCCGGCCGGGCCTTTGCCGGGCTGTTCCCCTCCCACTACCCCTGGCGGATTTCAGCTGCTGTGTCcagggcccccagggcctgccctagTCACCCTCCCCTGGGCTGTGTCACAGCGGTAGCTGCTTGGGGCTGTCTGATGGGCTCccccccaggggcggggccgagTGTTGCCCACCTTGCAGTCCTAGGCCCCTGGCAAAGACTTGCTGGATGAGTGGCCCTGTCTTcatttctctgggcctcagttttagCATCTGTGAATGGGCTCCCAGGGCCACATTAGAAGGCACTGCAGGGCACGTGGGAGATGCACACAGTAAGAGTTCCCGAGGTGTTTACTCAGAGCCAGGCCCGGCCTCCAAGGACGAACCATCTGCATTTTGAGATCCACGCCTCTAAGAAGTCTTTGAAAAGGAGGTGGGAGTTAGGGAGACGGCCCGGGGGTTTCACCAGAGCAGACTTAGCTTCAAGTCTGTGCACAAAGTTTTCCCGGCACCCCCACAGACATGCACTCAGCACTCAGCGTGCCGGGCGCCTCCTCCACTGTgagcccatttcacagagggaGAAGCCGAGGCTGGGAGAGTTCCCTGCGGCCACGGCCAGCCGCGGAGGTGACGGAGTCGGGGCTTCCGCCCTGGCACTCGGGCTCTAGGGCGCGACGCCCAGTCCCGGACTGGCCCAGCGAGGGGTGCGTGGCGTCCTGAAGTAGGGGAGGGGGCGCAgattccgccccccccccccgcagtgcCTCAGCGGCCTTCCCTGCCTGGGAACTGGGGAGTCTGCGGGCCTCAGCCTCTCGCGCCCTCGCCCTGCCCGCAGGCCTACGAGAAGCAGCGGGGCGCCCAGCGGGAGGAGCAGCGGCAGCTGCGGCGCGCGGCAGCGCAGGACCAAGTGCGGGGCTTCCTGGAGAAGGAGGCCGCCATCGTGAGCCGGCCCCTCAACCCCTTCACGTCCAAGGCCGCCGTGGGGCCCGGCACAGGTGGTGGGGAGTGGGCTGGCGGACGGGAGGAGCCCGAGCCCACGCTTCCCCGAGCCCGCACCCGAGCCCCGCCTTTCCCACAGAGGATGCGCAAGCGGGGCCCAGCGAGGGGCCCCCGGGCCAGGATAAGGAGAAGGCGCTGCCCAGCTTCTGGGTCCCGTCCCTGACCCCCGAGGCCAAGGCCACCAAGCTGGAGAAGCCGGTGAGAGGGGCCGCCCCTCGGTGTCCCCGCGCCCGGGCGTCCCCGCACCCCGCGCCCTGACCTGGCCTCCCCGCCCGCAGTCCCGCACCGTGACCTGCCCCATGTCGGGGAAGCCGCTGCGCATGTCCGACCTGACGCCCGTGCGCTTCACGCTGCTGGACGACTCGGTGGACCGCGTGGGGCTCATCACGCGCAGCGAGCGCTACGTGTGCGCCGTGACCCGCGACAGCCTGAGTAACGCCACGCCGTGCGCCGTGCTGCGGCCCTCGTGAGTGCCCGGGAGCCGGGGAGCCCGGGGTGTGGTGGGGGGCGGGCCGGGCCCTGACCTGCGACCCCGCCCTGTCCCGTCCCGCAGGGGGGCCGTGGTCACGCTGGAGTGCGTGGAGAAGCTGATTCGGAAGGACATGGTGGACCCCGTGAACGGAGACCGGCTCACCGAGCGCGACATCATCGTGCTGCAGCGGGTGGGCTGCGCCGGGCCTCGCCCGTGCCCCAGACTCTGCCCTCctggcccgccccctccccaaggCCTCCGccctccccgggccccgcccccctccacaggccccgcccctggccacCGCGATTCCCCCCCCCAGTCATCTTGACCTGCGTAGGACCCTCCCTCCCGACCCCACATCACCCCGCCGCGCCCTCACCCCGCTCGTCTCCCTTCCCAGGGCGGCACCGGCTTCGCAGGCTCCGGGGTGAAGCTGCAGGCGGAGAAGTCGCGGCCGGTGATGCAGGCCTGAGTGCGTGGGGAGATCCACGAATAAACGGCCCGGAGCGCAGACGCGTGTGGCGCCTTTCTTTGCGGGCGGGACCCGAGGAGATGCCGGGGTGCCCCCTCGGAACCTGACCCCAAGGCGGATGCACGGCGTTGACCCCCGGGGGGAGCGGCCAGGCAGAAACCCACCCTGACCTCTGCCAGGACCCCGAGGCTGGCCGAGCCCCGGGCACCCGAGATGCCCCGGGAGATGCGCAGCTCTGGCCGGGTGCCCCTCCCGCGTGTCCGTCTCCCCTCGTGGGCCCCAGCAAGCCCCCGCCCACCGCTTTGTACCCAGTGCCCACGTCCCCGCCCGTGTTCCTGAGCGTCCCCGGCCGCGGGCTTTCCCGAGACGCCTCACCCACGCGAGTCCTTGCTGTGCTGTCCCAGCCCCGAGAGCCGCAGCCGCGTTCACGCGCGGCGCAGGACGCCCTCTCCGCCCCACTGGACACAAACGGGCCTCCGGGCATGGCCTGgctgtcccccccccctccccgaacTTAACTCCCACGCCTTTATTGGAAAACAGCCGGCCAGCCGTGAGGCGGGGCAGGCTCTGCTGTGGTCGGAGGCCTCGGCGTGACCGGCAGAGGAAGCGAGAGCGAAAGGAGCGGCGGGCGCGCTCCGCACA contains:
- the NOSIP gene encoding nitric oxide synthase-interacting protein; this encodes MTRHGKNCTAGAVYTYHEKKKDTAASGYGTQNIRLSRDAVKDFDCCCLSLQPCHDPVVTPDGYLYEREAILEYILHQKKEIARQMKAYEKQRGAQREEQRQLRRAAAQDQVRGFLEKEAAIVSRPLNPFTSKAAVGPGTEDAQAGPSEGPPGQDKEKALPSFWVPSLTPEAKATKLEKPSRTVTCPMSGKPLRMSDLTPVRFTLLDDSVDRVGLITRSERYVCAVTRDSLSNATPCAVLRPSGAVVTLECVEKLIRKDMVDPVNGDRLTERDIIVLQRGGTGFAGSGVKLQAEKSRPVMQA